Proteins co-encoded in one Spirosoma endbachense genomic window:
- a CDS encoding Fur family transcriptional regulator — protein MALAAKTLKDFNLRHTNGREEVLDLFLNAGHALAHNDVENGLGPDHDRVTIYRTLRTFLDKGLLHKVLDDEGGTKYALCRETCAHGHHHHDHVHFKCEACGQTTCLDQVRIPAIALPEGYDRKEMNLLIQGVCLDCNK, from the coding sequence ATGGCCTTAGCAGCGAAAACCCTGAAAGACTTTAACCTTCGGCATACAAATGGCCGGGAGGAAGTGCTGGATTTGTTTCTGAACGCTGGTCATGCACTGGCGCATAATGATGTCGAAAACGGTCTTGGCCCTGACCATGACCGCGTAACGATTTATCGGACGCTACGAACGTTTCTGGATAAAGGATTACTACATAAAGTTCTCGATGATGAGGGTGGAACAAAATATGCCCTATGCCGCGAGACCTGTGCCCACGGCCATCATCACCATGACCATGTTCATTTCAAATGCGAAGCGTGCGGGCAGACAACCTGTTTAGATCAGGTTCGGATTCCAGCCATTGCCTTGCCGGAAGGTTATGACCGGAAGGAGATGAATTTGCTGATTCAGGGTGTTTGTCTGGATTGTAATAAGTAA
- a CDS encoding ABC transporter ATP-binding protein: MAKRNFGEEASKEDKKKLSREGIKKALSIFRFIKPYRIQYIIGFLFLVLSTGTTMSFGLLIGQITSVIQGKSPFTLNQVTLFFVGVLVAQAIFSFFRIYFFSQVSERAMADVRRATYSKIITLPIPFFEQRRVGELTSRISADVSSLQDVLTLTLAELFRQVATLTIGTAIIFYVSWKLTLFMLATFPMIIVAAMFFGRFIRRLSKQAQDLLAQANVIVEETLQSVNVVKAFTNEKIEINRYGTALNKVVDTALRSAKFRGVFVSFIIFALFGGIIGVVWYGGSLVMANEMPFADLLTFIVYTTFIGGSVAGMGDLYAQLQRTIGASERILEILEEPSEVDANEELPLFVPVQGHVQFQDVQFSYPSRPDIPVLKGISLDVATGRKIALVGKSGAGKSTIVQLLMRYYATANGQITVDGRNLASFNITELRRNIAVVPQEVMLFGGTILENIQYGKPGATEAEVREAARKANALQFVDSFPEGFQTIVGERGVKLSGGQRQRIAIARAILKDPAILILDEATSSLDAESEKLVQEALDKLMQNRTTIIIAHRLATIRKVDRIYVIREGQIAEAGTHDELAIQEDGIYANLVKLQFETIE; this comes from the coding sequence ATGGCAAAACGAAATTTTGGCGAGGAAGCCAGTAAAGAAGATAAGAAAAAGTTAAGCCGGGAAGGTATCAAAAAAGCATTGAGCATTTTCCGGTTCATAAAGCCATATCGAATTCAGTATATAATTGGCTTTCTGTTTCTGGTGCTGTCAACGGGCACGACAATGAGCTTTGGTCTGCTAATTGGACAGATTACGAGCGTTATTCAGGGAAAATCGCCGTTTACGCTTAATCAGGTAACCCTGTTTTTTGTCGGTGTACTGGTGGCGCAGGCTATTTTCTCGTTCTTCCGTATTTACTTTTTTTCGCAGGTAAGTGAGCGGGCAATGGCCGATGTACGTCGGGCTACCTATAGCAAGATCATTACATTACCCATTCCGTTTTTTGAGCAACGGCGTGTGGGCGAATTAACCAGCCGTATCTCAGCCGACGTTTCGTCTTTACAGGACGTATTGACGCTGACACTGGCCGAGCTTTTCCGGCAGGTAGCAACATTGACCATTGGCACGGCCATTATCTTCTACGTTTCCTGGAAACTGACGCTGTTTATGCTGGCCACGTTTCCCATGATTATTGTAGCCGCAATGTTCTTCGGGCGGTTTATTCGCCGGCTGTCGAAGCAGGCACAGGATCTGCTGGCACAGGCTAACGTAATTGTTGAAGAGACACTGCAATCCGTAAATGTCGTTAAAGCCTTTACGAACGAAAAAATAGAGATCAATCGCTACGGAACGGCTTTAAATAAAGTTGTGGATACAGCCCTTCGATCGGCTAAGTTCCGGGGCGTCTTCGTTTCGTTCATCATTTTCGCCCTCTTCGGTGGAATCATCGGTGTGGTGTGGTACGGTGGCTCGTTGGTAATGGCCAATGAAATGCCCTTTGCCGACTTGCTGACGTTTATCGTTTATACAACATTTATTGGGGGTTCGGTGGCGGGTATGGGCGATTTATACGCTCAGCTACAACGAACGATTGGTGCATCAGAACGGATTCTCGAAATTCTGGAAGAACCGTCAGAAGTAGACGCCAACGAAGAACTGCCACTATTTGTACCCGTACAGGGTCATGTTCAATTCCAGGATGTACAATTCTCGTATCCGTCCAGACCCGATATTCCAGTATTAAAAGGCATTTCCCTCGATGTGGCTACCGGGCGTAAGATTGCGCTCGTTGGAAAAAGCGGAGCCGGCAAATCGACTATTGTACAACTGTTGATGCGCTATTACGCAACCGCCAACGGACAGATTACCGTAGATGGACGGAATCTGGCGAGTTTTAACATCACCGAACTGCGGAGAAACATCGCCGTTGTGCCTCAGGAAGTCATGCTCTTTGGCGGCACAATTCTGGAAAATATTCAATACGGTAAGCCCGGCGCCACCGAAGCTGAAGTGCGCGAAGCAGCGCGTAAAGCCAATGCCCTTCAATTTGTCGACTCATTCCCAGAAGGTTTTCAGACAATTGTGGGCGAGCGTGGCGTTAAATTATCCGGTGGGCAACGGCAGCGAATAGCCATTGCCCGGGCTATACTGAAAGACCCTGCTATTCTGATTCTCGATGAAGCAACTAGTTCGCTCGATGCGGAGTCTGAGAAATTAGTGCAGGAGGCACTGGACAAACTGATGCAGAATCGAACGACGATCATTATTGCGCACCGTTTGGCTACGATTCGTAAGGTAGATCGAATCTATGTGATTCGTGAAGGGCAGATTGCCGAAGCGGGTACACATGATGAATTAGCCATTCAGGAAGACGGGATCTACGCGAATCTGGTTAAATTGCAGTTTGAAACCATCGAATAA
- the gldB gene encoding gliding motility lipoprotein GldB, whose protein sequence is MRLWTALVGLFCLFLLASCTKNEDITLIRLDQQLFSAKSSDGVRTFLNQNPSVAQLYFNANGAGNDTALVRELTNRIKNPALNELHKQVEAEFGDMNDLKKQLAEAFTKIKKDFPDFRSPKIATLVTGFAGPDLVITDSLIVIGIDYFAGPTSKYRPRGPEFPQYILRRYQKEYIVPAIIFAISDKYNATTRSDQTMLADMVYYGKGYVFTKAILPNTPDSLVIGYSDKQLTETFNAQDVVWGHFIDNQLLYQTNPAVKQRYLNERPFTAEIGQGCPGAIGRWLGWRIVGRYHDKQASVGIAELMRNADARQIFEQSGYKGQKDN, encoded by the coding sequence ATGCGACTATGGACGGCCCTTGTAGGGCTTTTTTGCCTGTTTTTGTTGGCTTCGTGTACAAAAAACGAAGACATTACGCTTATCCGACTCGACCAACAACTGTTTTCGGCCAAGTCTTCTGATGGTGTTCGGACATTCCTGAACCAGAATCCATCAGTGGCTCAATTGTACTTTAACGCGAATGGAGCCGGAAATGATACGGCACTCGTCCGAGAATTGACCAACCGGATCAAGAATCCGGCGTTGAACGAATTACACAAACAGGTCGAAGCCGAATTTGGCGACATGAACGACCTGAAAAAACAACTGGCCGAAGCCTTTACGAAAATCAAAAAAGACTTTCCTGATTTTCGTTCACCTAAAATCGCTACGCTCGTAACGGGGTTCGCCGGGCCGGATTTGGTCATTACCGATAGCCTGATCGTTATAGGCATTGATTATTTCGCTGGTCCAACCTCTAAATACCGCCCCCGAGGCCCTGAATTTCCACAGTATATTTTGCGTCGTTACCAGAAAGAGTACATCGTTCCGGCTATTATTTTTGCTATATCGGATAAATACAATGCCACGACCCGCTCAGACCAAACGATGCTGGCCGATATGGTCTATTATGGCAAAGGCTACGTATTTACGAAAGCCATACTGCCTAATACGCCCGACAGTCTGGTTATCGGATATTCAGACAAACAATTGACCGAAACGTTTAATGCCCAGGATGTGGTCTGGGGGCATTTTATTGATAATCAGTTATTATACCAAACGAATCCTGCGGTAAAACAGCGATATTTGAACGAACGGCCATTTACGGCCGAGATAGGGCAGGGTTGTCCCGGTGCTATTGGCCGCTGGTTAGGCTGGCGAATTGTTGGGCGCTATCATGACAAACAGGCAAGCGTTGGTATTGCAGAGTTAATGCGTAATGCCGACGCCCGGCAGATTTTTGAACAATCAGGTTATAAAGGTCAAAAAGACAATTGA
- a CDS encoding porin family protein: MKKVAGLSLILVTLVTISSWAQSSSPALYQMRTKESSVTEKRFRKILGDNYDGQDQNRRAYDDDRKRRRKKQQQSTQDTDENNGYGSGPDYAWPTHLIEMSIRFAPSLDLNTAEGTGSYTGFRSNGAGVRMSVGPSLDYFFFKNRYAFSTGLWYTIKRSGFQMPGSFGQTIWNPGAPEKESIYNLQYLQVPLTVKLFANNIAPNMRLYIQTGGLVSIKLAERALDQPRNGLYLAESGGDRRQYGFGDVEMLLGTGIQYKINQNNAFNIGFSYQRGLINVARGSQLVSKNRVVALDLGFKF, encoded by the coding sequence ATGAAAAAAGTTGCAGGGTTAAGTTTGATTTTGGTAACGCTGGTAACGATCAGCAGTTGGGCCCAGTCGTCATCGCCCGCACTCTACCAAATGAGAACGAAGGAATCGAGCGTAACAGAAAAACGATTCCGTAAAATTTTGGGTGACAATTACGACGGTCAGGACCAGAATCGCCGTGCTTATGACGATGATCGCAAACGCCGGCGCAAAAAGCAACAGCAAAGCACCCAGGATACGGATGAAAACAATGGCTACGGATCAGGGCCCGATTATGCCTGGCCAACGCATCTTATTGAAATGAGCATCCGGTTTGCTCCCTCACTCGATCTGAATACAGCTGAAGGTACCGGCAGCTATACCGGCTTCCGGAGCAATGGCGCGGGTGTTCGAATGAGTGTGGGCCCATCGCTGGATTATTTCTTTTTCAAGAATCGATATGCCTTTAGCACCGGTCTCTGGTATACGATCAAACGGTCAGGCTTTCAGATGCCCGGCTCGTTTGGCCAAACCATCTGGAATCCTGGTGCACCGGAGAAAGAATCGATTTATAATCTTCAATACCTGCAAGTACCCTTAACCGTAAAGCTGTTTGCCAACAACATAGCACCCAACATGCGGTTGTATATTCAAACGGGTGGTTTGGTAAGCATAAAGCTGGCAGAAAGAGCGCTGGATCAGCCACGAAACGGGCTCTATCTGGCCGAAAGTGGTGGCGATCGTCGTCAGTATGGTTTCGGCGATGTTGAAATGCTGCTTGGGACGGGTATTCAGTATAAAATCAATCAGAACAATGCGTTCAACATTGGTTTTAGTTACCAGCGTGGATTAATCAATGTGGCGCGGGGTAGTCAACTGGTTTCCAAGAACCGGGTTGTAGCTTTGGACTTAGGCTTTAAGTTTTGA
- the hisF gene encoding imidazole glycerol phosphate synthase subunit HisF produces MLTKRIIPCLDIKDGRTVKGTNFVNLRDAGDPVALAAIYAEQGADELVFLDITATVDGRKTLIELVRNVAHTINIPFTVGGGISSVADVSALLNAGADKISINSSAVRNPDLVNELALEFGSQCVVVAIDTRYVDGEHIVHTHGGRKPTELRTIAWAKEVEDRGAGEILLTSMDTDGTKAGFALELTARISGSANIPVIASGGAGTMEHFVDVFTIGKADAGLAASIFHFKEIEIPALKGYLKDKGIEMRL; encoded by the coding sequence ATGCTGACCAAGCGAATCATTCCCTGCCTCGATATTAAAGACGGACGAACCGTAAAAGGAACCAATTTCGTAAACCTGCGCGATGCCGGTGATCCGGTTGCCCTGGCCGCTATCTATGCCGAACAGGGTGCTGATGAGCTGGTTTTTCTGGATATCACAGCTACAGTCGATGGCCGTAAAACACTGATTGAACTCGTCCGTAACGTAGCGCATACGATCAATATTCCGTTTACCGTTGGGGGCGGCATTTCCTCAGTTGCCGATGTGTCGGCTTTACTCAACGCCGGAGCTGATAAAATTTCGATCAATTCCTCGGCCGTTCGTAATCCGGATTTAGTCAATGAGCTGGCGCTGGAATTTGGCAGCCAGTGCGTGGTAGTAGCCATTGATACGCGGTACGTAGACGGCGAACACATCGTTCATACGCACGGTGGGCGCAAGCCTACAGAACTGCGCACGATTGCCTGGGCGAAAGAAGTGGAGGATCGCGGTGCCGGTGAAATTCTGCTGACGTCGATGGATACTGATGGCACAAAAGCTGGTTTTGCCCTTGAGTTAACCGCGCGGATTTCAGGTTCGGCCAACATTCCGGTTATTGCCTCGGGTGGGGCAGGCACTATGGAACATTTCGTGGATGTTTTCACAATCGGCAAAGCCGATGCGGGTTTGGCCGCCAGTATTTTTCACTTCAAAGAAATCGAGATCCCTGCTCTGAAAGGCTATTTGAAAGACAAAGGAATTGAAATGCGGTTGTAG
- a CDS encoding GNAT family N-acetyltransferase, whose protein sequence is MNSKYTVSADKTKLNLDVIHRYLSQEAYWCLNIPIDIVQRSIENSLCFGVYLGDQQVGFARVVTDLATFGYLADVFILPEHRGIGLSKQLMKFIMAYPALQGLRRIMLVTRDAHGLYEQFGFQPIENPENTMFIKAFTSY, encoded by the coding sequence ATGAACAGTAAGTATACTGTCAGCGCCGATAAAACAAAGCTTAACCTGGACGTAATCCATCGCTATTTGAGTCAGGAAGCCTACTGGTGCCTGAACATTCCAATCGATATTGTTCAGCGATCAATCGAAAATTCGCTCTGCTTTGGTGTGTACCTGGGCGATCAGCAGGTTGGTTTTGCACGAGTCGTGACGGATTTGGCGACATTTGGCTATCTGGCCGATGTGTTTATCCTGCCGGAACACCGAGGCATAGGCCTATCGAAACAATTGATGAAATTTATTATGGCCTATCCAGCTTTGCAGGGATTACGACGGATTATGCTCGTTACGCGTGATGCTCACGGGTTATATGAACAATTTGGTTTTCAGCCCATCGAAAACCCCGAAAATACCATGTTTATCAAAGCTTTTACATCGTACTAA
- the hisA gene encoding 1-(5-phosphoribosyl)-5-[(5-phosphoribosylamino)methylideneamino]imidazole-4-carboxamide isomerase, producing the protein MYIIPAIDIIEGKAVRLTQGDYHQKKEYNARPLEVAQQFEDAGLTRLHLVDLDGAKEKHVINWKVLEQIASKTRLHVDFGGGVQSDDDLRVVFECGAKQVTGGSIAVKNPDLMERWLSRHGADAIILGADAKNEKIAVSGWEESTEVWVYDFVEKWVEKGVKYVISTDVAKDGLLQGPSFDLYRNLQDQFPNLNIIASGGVSNMADIETLADMGVFGVIVGKAIYEGRVTLKELSQLSLQ; encoded by the coding sequence ATGTATATCATTCCCGCAATCGATATTATCGAAGGTAAAGCCGTCCGACTTACGCAGGGCGATTATCACCAGAAAAAAGAATACAATGCCCGGCCACTTGAGGTAGCCCAGCAATTTGAAGATGCAGGCTTAACGCGCTTACATCTGGTGGACCTCGATGGTGCCAAAGAGAAGCACGTTATAAACTGGAAAGTATTGGAGCAAATTGCTTCCAAAACCCGGCTCCACGTCGATTTTGGCGGAGGAGTTCAGTCTGACGACGACCTGCGCGTTGTGTTTGAATGTGGCGCTAAACAGGTAACGGGTGGTAGCATTGCCGTAAAGAATCCTGACCTGATGGAGCGGTGGCTCTCGCGGCACGGTGCAGACGCTATTATTCTTGGCGCTGATGCCAAAAATGAGAAGATTGCCGTTAGCGGTTGGGAAGAATCGACCGAAGTATGGGTCTACGATTTTGTCGAGAAATGGGTCGAGAAAGGCGTCAAATACGTCATTAGTACCGATGTGGCGAAGGATGGATTGCTGCAGGGGCCTTCGTTTGATCTATATCGAAACTTACAGGATCAATTCCCCAACCTGAATATTATTGCCAGTGGCGGTGTCAGCAATATGGCCGACATCGAAACATTGGCCGATATGGGGGTCTTTGGCGTTATTGTCGGTAAGGCGATTTATGAAGGACGTGTAACCCTGAAAGAGCTGAGTCAGCTTTCATTGCAATAG
- the hisH gene encoding imidazole glycerol phosphate synthase subunit HisH yields MKTVIIKYNAGNVQSVMYALERLGASYLLTDDEAEIRSADKVIFPGVGEASTAMAYLRQRGLDKLIPSLKQPVLGTCVGMQLMCRYSEENDTTCMGIFDIDVRRFPALHKDGEPRLKVPHTGWNSIHTLQGPLTEGLAENAYVYFVHSYAADVCPQTTAVCDYIRPFSAMLHRDNFYAAQFHAEISGNVGQQILENFLTL; encoded by the coding sequence ATGAAAACGGTCATTATCAAATACAATGCAGGAAACGTCCAGTCGGTCATGTATGCCCTGGAGCGATTGGGGGCCAGTTATCTGCTTACCGATGATGAGGCCGAAATTCGGTCGGCCGATAAAGTCATCTTTCCGGGCGTTGGTGAAGCCAGCACGGCAATGGCTTATCTAAGGCAACGGGGTTTAGACAAACTCATTCCATCCTTGAAACAACCTGTATTAGGAACCTGTGTTGGAATGCAGCTGATGTGTCGCTATTCGGAAGAAAACGACACGACCTGCATGGGTATTTTCGATATTGATGTTCGGCGGTTTCCGGCTCTGCATAAAGACGGAGAGCCTCGTTTGAAAGTACCACATACGGGCTGGAACAGCATACACACGTTGCAGGGGCCACTCACTGAGGGATTGGCCGAGAATGCTTATGTCTATTTTGTGCATAGCTACGCGGCCGATGTTTGTCCGCAGACAACAGCTGTTTGTGATTATATCCGGCCATTCAGCGCCATGCTGCATCGCGATAACTTTTATGCCGCTCAGTTTCATGCTGAAATCAGCGGAAACGTTGGACAACAAATACTAGAGAATTTTTTGACATTGTAA
- a CDS encoding DUF72 domain-containing protein yields MEFGKIHNLDTVNLTLPPGSAFNARVWAGVEPTKRPTVCIGGPIWANKDYVGKVYPSNAKEKDFLHYYTRQFNTIELNLTHYQIPTMGMIEKWKAEATDRFTYCPKFPQIISHERQLVATEGLTEEFVNAVFGLEEFLGMTFLQLPPLFGPDKWPVLETYLKSLPDELDVAVEFRHPDWFGKAALWQQTLERLYALRRHVVITDVAGRRDVLHMGLSSPVLTLRFIANEGHSTDYTRTDTWIQRLKTWFDKGLQTAYLFVHGGGDNDTAPELILYWIRELNKHCGLNLREPVLQPKVVQGSLF; encoded by the coding sequence ATGGAATTCGGAAAAATACATAATCTCGATACGGTTAATCTCACATTGCCGCCCGGCTCGGCTTTCAATGCTCGTGTGTGGGCAGGTGTAGAGCCAACCAAGCGGCCTACTGTATGCATAGGTGGCCCAATTTGGGCCAATAAAGATTACGTTGGCAAAGTTTATCCATCGAACGCAAAAGAGAAAGATTTTCTGCATTATTATACCCGGCAATTCAACACAATTGAGTTAAATCTGACGCATTACCAGATTCCGACGATGGGCATGATTGAAAAATGGAAAGCCGAAGCAACTGATCGATTTACATACTGCCCCAAATTTCCCCAGATTATCAGCCATGAACGGCAATTAGTCGCCACCGAAGGACTCACCGAAGAGTTTGTCAATGCCGTGTTCGGACTAGAGGAGTTTTTAGGTATGACTTTTTTACAACTACCTCCCTTGTTTGGACCCGATAAGTGGCCTGTATTGGAAACGTATCTGAAAAGCTTACCCGACGAACTCGATGTGGCCGTAGAATTTCGACATCCCGACTGGTTTGGCAAAGCTGCGTTATGGCAGCAAACCCTTGAACGACTCTACGCCCTGCGTCGACATGTGGTGATTACCGACGTTGCCGGTCGGCGCGATGTATTGCATATGGGCCTGAGCAGTCCTGTTCTGACGCTTCGGTTTATTGCCAATGAAGGCCACTCAACCGATTATACCCGCACCGATACCTGGATACAACGATTGAAAACCTGGTTCGATAAAGGACTGCAAACGGCTTATCTGTTTGTTCACGGCGGTGGAGATAATGACACTGCACCCGAGCTAATCCTGTACTGGATTCGCGAATTGAACAAACATTGTGGGTTGAATCTGCGAGAACCGGTGCTTCAACCCAAGGTGGTGCAGGGCAGTTTGTTTTGA
- a CDS encoding valine--tRNA ligase encodes MISKTYTPQDIEEKWYQYWIDNQFFKSTPPTDVDDKREPYTIVIPPPNVTGVLHMGHMLNNTIQDVLIRKARMEGKNACWVPGTDHASIATEAKVVAMLKERGINKHDLTREQFMEYAWEWTHKYGGIILQQLRKLGASCDWDRTRFTMEPALYESVIDTFVDLYNKGKIYRGVRMVNWDPQGLTAVSDEEVITKEVQQKLVYIQYEIAGSAGQDYMTIATVRPETIMADAAIAVNPNDERYKHLHGKKAIIPLINREIPIILDEYVTMDFGTGGLKVTPAHDPNDYTLGIKHNLPVLDILNDDGTLNEKAQILVGQDRFAARKAIIKLLEESGNLVKAEDYKSNVGFSERTNAVIEPKLSLQWFLKMDELSKPAFENVMNDVIQLHPSKYKNMYRSWMENPHDWCISRQLWWGQRIPAFYMQDGTVIVAKNKHEALEKVQHEMLLFAMTEADLTQDEDVLDTWFSSWLWPMSVFKPSGNPDDPKAGPEDLDYYYPTNTLVTGFDIIFFWVARMIIAGYEYKGERPFKDVYFTGMVRDKLGRKMSKQLGNSPDPLDLIEKYGADGVRTGMLFSSAAGNDLLFDEKLVEQGRNFSNKIWNAFRLVKGWTISEQPATDSQQLAIRWFESKLYTTLIEIEDHFSKFRISDALQAIYKLIWDDFCSQYLELIKPGFEQPIDRPTYEATINFFEQLMRLAHPFMPFITEEIWQEIRERQSGDSICIAPFPKVDTVDSQILVDFETLFDVISNVRNIRNAKQISPKTELPLAIKTSAPERFKVLESLIQKMANVSIISYVSEKSDGLSFLIKGDEFFVDIAGEIDVEQEIANTQKELLYNVGFRDSTVKKLSNEKFVANAKPDVVDRERQKLADAEAKIQALEQRLLDLGA; translated from the coding sequence ATGATTTCAAAAACATACACCCCACAGGACATTGAGGAAAAATGGTATCAATATTGGATTGATAACCAATTTTTTAAATCTACACCCCCAACGGATGTTGACGACAAACGTGAACCTTACACCATCGTCATTCCGCCCCCAAACGTAACCGGGGTGTTGCATATGGGCCATATGCTCAATAATACGATTCAGGATGTGCTGATTCGGAAGGCGCGTATGGAAGGTAAAAATGCCTGCTGGGTTCCGGGCACTGACCACGCCAGCATTGCTACTGAAGCTAAAGTTGTGGCGATGCTGAAAGAACGAGGCATTAATAAGCACGACCTCACGCGCGAGCAGTTTATGGAGTATGCCTGGGAATGGACCCACAAATACGGGGGCATTATTCTTCAGCAACTCCGCAAACTGGGTGCTTCCTGCGACTGGGATCGTACACGATTTACAATGGAACCGGCTCTCTATGAATCGGTTATCGATACATTCGTTGATCTCTATAACAAAGGCAAGATTTACCGTGGCGTCCGCATGGTCAACTGGGACCCACAAGGATTAACGGCTGTTTCAGACGAAGAAGTTATCACCAAAGAGGTTCAGCAAAAGCTGGTCTACATTCAGTACGAAATAGCGGGGAGCGCGGGGCAAGATTACATGACCATTGCTACGGTTCGGCCGGAGACCATTATGGCCGATGCGGCTATTGCGGTCAATCCGAATGACGAACGATACAAACACCTGCATGGTAAAAAAGCCATTATTCCGCTCATTAACCGTGAGATTCCGATTATTCTGGATGAATACGTCACGATGGATTTCGGAACGGGCGGCCTGAAAGTTACGCCCGCTCATGATCCCAATGACTACACGCTGGGCATCAAGCACAATTTACCCGTTCTGGATATTCTGAACGACGATGGTACGCTGAATGAAAAAGCTCAGATTCTGGTCGGTCAGGATCGTTTTGCGGCCCGTAAAGCGATTATCAAGCTGCTTGAAGAGTCGGGCAATCTGGTCAAGGCCGAGGACTATAAGTCAAATGTTGGTTTCTCGGAGCGGACCAATGCGGTGATCGAGCCAAAACTATCCTTGCAGTGGTTCCTGAAAATGGACGAACTCTCGAAGCCAGCATTCGAGAACGTTATGAACGATGTTATTCAACTCCATCCATCGAAATACAAGAACATGTATCGTTCCTGGATGGAGAATCCGCATGACTGGTGCATTAGTCGCCAGTTGTGGTGGGGGCAACGGATTCCGGCATTTTATATGCAGGACGGTACCGTGATCGTGGCGAAAAACAAACACGAAGCGTTGGAGAAAGTACAGCACGAAATGCTGCTCTTTGCCATGACCGAGGCCGACCTGACTCAGGATGAAGACGTTCTGGATACGTGGTTCTCGTCGTGGCTCTGGCCGATGTCTGTTTTCAAACCGTCGGGTAACCCCGATGATCCGAAAGCTGGCCCGGAGGATCTCGATTATTATTACCCAACCAATACACTCGTTACTGGCTTCGACATTATCTTCTTCTGGGTTGCCCGGATGATTATTGCGGGTTATGAGTATAAAGGTGAGCGACCTTTTAAGGACGTTTACTTTACGGGTATGGTTCGCGATAAGCTGGGTCGGAAAATGTCGAAACAGCTTGGTAATTCGCCCGACCCGCTCGACCTGATTGAAAAATATGGAGCCGATGGTGTTCGAACCGGTATGCTGTTCAGTTCGGCCGCCGGAAATGATTTACTGTTCGATGAGAAATTGGTAGAACAGGGTCGTAATTTCAGCAACAAAATCTGGAATGCGTTCCGATTGGTAAAAGGCTGGACAATTAGTGAGCAACCAGCAACCGACAGCCAGCAGTTAGCAATCCGTTGGTTCGAATCGAAGCTATATACAACCCTGATCGAGATTGAAGATCATTTCAGCAAATTCCGGATTTCGGATGCTTTACAGGCCATCTACAAGCTGATCTGGGACGATTTCTGCTCACAGTACCTCGAACTGATCAAGCCCGGCTTCGAGCAACCCATTGATCGGCCAACCTACGAGGCTACGATCAATTTCTTTGAGCAGTTAATGCGTCTGGCTCACCCGTTCATGCCATTTATTACGGAAGAAATCTGGCAGGAAATCCGGGAACGTCAATCCGGTGACAGTATTTGTATCGCGCCATTTCCAAAAGTGGATACTGTAGACAGTCAGATTCTGGTTGATTTCGAGACATTATTCGACGTTATCAGTAACGTCCGGAATATTCGGAACGCCAAGCAGATTTCGCCAAAAACCGAATTGCCATTAGCGATCAAGACATCAGCCCCTGAGCGCTTTAAAGTGCTTGAGTCATTGATTCAAAAAATGGCAAATGTGTCCATAATAAGCTACGTCAGCGAGAAATCAGACGGCTTGTCGTTCCTGATTAAAGGCGATGAGTTTTTCGTAGATATTGCTGGTGAGATTGATGTAGAGCAGGAGATTGCCAATACCCAAAAGGAATTGCTGTACAACGTTGGGTTCCGTGACTCAACGGTCAAAAAGCTTTCTAATGAGAAATTCGTTGCCAATGCAAAACCCGACGTTGTTGATCGGGAACGTCAAAAGCTTGCCGATGCTGAAGCCAAAATTCAGGCGTTAGAACAACGGCTTCTGGATTTGGGCGCTTAA